In Chryseobacterium gleum, a single genomic region encodes these proteins:
- a CDS encoding response regulator transcription factor — MEKDIIRVAIVDDEALFRQGISLLIQREKDIELVNEFSNGKELLDELMTLQELPDIILMDLNMPEINGVEATKQIHVKYPQIKIIALTSYNTKAFIVNMIQSGACSFLKKNSSPAELLTAIREVYSKGFFYNNEVMEALHQNLTEPKKKVSSIFDANHISKREKEVLELICKQYNTAEIADLLFISSRTVEGHRNSLLLKTGAKNTAGLVVYAIESKIADMNYLKDRFE, encoded by the coding sequence ATGGAAAAAGATATCATTCGTGTAGCAATTGTAGACGATGAAGCACTGTTTCGTCAGGGGATTTCATTGTTAATACAAAGAGAAAAAGATATTGAACTGGTAAACGAATTCAGTAACGGGAAAGAACTGCTCGATGAGCTTATGACGCTTCAGGAACTGCCGGATATCATTCTTATGGATCTCAACATGCCGGAAATAAACGGGGTAGAGGCCACTAAACAAATTCATGTCAAATATCCCCAGATCAAAATCATTGCATTAACCAGCTATAATACAAAAGCCTTTATTGTCAATATGATACAGTCAGGAGCCTGTTCCTTTCTTAAAAAAAACTCAAGTCCCGCTGAGTTGCTTACTGCAATCCGGGAGGTTTATAGCAAGGGTTTCTTTTATAATAATGAAGTAATGGAAGCATTACATCAAAACCTTACAGAGCCAAAAAAGAAGGTTTCCAGTATCTTTGATGCCAATCATATTTCCAAAAGAGAAAAAGAAGTATTGGAGTTAATCTGTAAACAATACAACACTGCAGAAATTGCAGACCTGCTTTTTATAAGTTCCAGAACCGTTGAAGGACACCGCAACAGCCTTTTACTGAAAACCGGGGCCAAAAATACTGCAGGATTGGTGGTATATGCCATTGAAAGTAAAATTGCAGATATGAACTACTTAAAAGACCGTTTCGAATAA
- a CDS encoding ABC transporter permease, which yields MKEFFRLLKREFKLFIGNSTLRTVFFLAPVFYATLLGFVYKSGKVENTPVLVVDRDNTPLSNQLTEMLEDNKSIKVFRYLQEPLSIKDEVIRHEAAAVVIIPSRFEGDMLQKKYPELNVYINTGNVLTANFASKALQLTIGTFSAGASIKALQKAGMPAAKAATQYEPFKANYITLFNTTGNYLIFMWPAMLAVVLQQVILLAMAVSFAAEFERGSFIKEYQKMKRWAFPTMLIKVIPIWVFSVLIVGIYYFMHMIFRVPMPEGILNFILLTAVFVGSVSFLGVFVSILIPDALKATQILMVIASPAFIISGFTWPLNAMPAFVQFIANIIPLTPFLQAFKILLIQKGSVELTFPYLKHLSILLVIYAVIGWIALKIKLWFIFKKAAPQEIAVENNSPEDSE from the coding sequence ATGAAAGAATTTTTCCGTCTTTTAAAACGTGAGTTCAAACTTTTTATCGGCAATTCTACCTTGAGAACGGTGTTCTTTCTGGCACCGGTATTCTATGCAACCTTGCTGGGGTTTGTCTACAAAAGCGGAAAAGTTGAAAATACTCCTGTATTGGTTGTCGACAGAGATAACACGCCTTTGTCCAATCAATTGACAGAAATGCTCGAAGACAATAAAAGCATTAAGGTCTTCAGATACCTTCAGGAGCCTCTTAGTATCAAAGATGAGGTGATCAGACATGAGGCTGCAGCTGTAGTTATTATCCCTTCCAGGTTTGAAGGAGATATGCTGCAGAAAAAGTATCCTGAACTTAATGTTTATATCAATACCGGGAATGTTTTAACGGCCAATTTTGCTTCCAAAGCACTTCAGCTGACCATCGGAACATTCTCAGCCGGAGCTTCCATCAAAGCCCTTCAAAAGGCGGGAATGCCAGCCGCAAAGGCTGCTACCCAGTATGAACCTTTTAAAGCCAACTACATTACCCTTTTCAATACAACGGGGAACTATCTTATTTTCATGTGGCCGGCGATGCTTGCCGTAGTTTTACAGCAGGTAATTCTGTTGGCTATGGCTGTAAGTTTTGCTGCTGAATTTGAAAGAGGATCTTTCATAAAAGAATATCAAAAAATGAAAAGATGGGCTTTCCCGACTATGCTGATTAAGGTAATACCTATCTGGGTGTTTTCTGTACTTATTGTAGGCATTTATTACTTTATGCATATGATCTTCAGAGTTCCGATGCCGGAAGGGATACTCAATTTTATTCTTCTGACAGCGGTTTTTGTAGGATCCGTTTCATTTCTGGGAGTCTTTGTAAGTATTCTGATCCCGGATGCATTGAAAGCAACACAGATCCTTATGGTTATCGCTTCACCAGCGTTCATTATCAGTGGTTTTACCTGGCCTCTGAATGCTATGCCTGCCTTTGTTCAGTTTATCGCGAATATTATTCCGCTCACTCCCTTTCTGCAGGCCTTTAAGATTCTTTTGATTCAAAAAGGATCGGTAGAACTTACCTTTCCTTACCTGAAGCATTTAAGTATTCTTTTAGTAATATATGCTGTTATTGGCTGGATTGCTTTAAAGATCAAGCTTTGGTTTATATTCAAAAAAGCCGCACCGCAGGAAATTGCTGTGGAAAATAATTCTCCGGAGGATAGTGAGTAG
- a CDS encoding VOC family protein — MKLGAFSISLSVKDLQKSKDFYEKLGFTTMAGTEEQNYLIMKNGSTLIGLFQAMFDGNMLTFNPGWDENAQNLESFDDVREIQRRLKESGVEIGREADETTSGPEHIYLKDPDGNMILIDQHR; from the coding sequence ATGAAACTAGGCGCATTTTCAATCAGCTTAAGCGTAAAAGATCTTCAGAAATCCAAAGATTTTTATGAGAAGCTGGGTTTTACAACAATGGCAGGAACTGAAGAACAAAATTACCTGATCATGAAAAACGGATCTACACTGATCGGGCTTTTTCAGGCAATGTTCGACGGAAATATGCTTACTTTCAACCCGGGATGGGATGAAAATGCACAAAATCTTGAGTCTTTTGATGATGTGCGTGAAATTCAGAGAAGACTAAAAGAAAGCGGAGTGGAAATCGGAAGGGAAGCTGATGAAACAACTTCAGGGCCTGAACATATCTACCTGAAAGATCCTGACGGTAATATGATTCTTATAGATCAGCACAGATAG
- a CDS encoding TolC family protein, producing MKNNLLIFTFSFFAFPAFGWAQSAPDFKELLDSAMVRDSNLKMQITQNKLTDLDEHKLKDIFLPTLELSGQAGYLNGTARLTSPEFNLTPFINIPEGTFNNNFNVSGFSGIAKADAKMLLYSGGKVKYMKKAVEEKKKSEDILLEKTKDEVIATISRAYDQLALIHQSKKVLDESKKRLDINRKTADKALGYGLITPYDHKKIELAQATLNAKMVEYEGKKELLLTQLYVLTGINKERLRMIDPVLSPVELLAAEKGIEQRAEIRALEHGISAADYKIKAERTWMIPKVQLMASAYYIGLYGNRIKSSENVIPAVPLLGYEGKKLDWRPNNINVFPLITAGVGFKWEIFDGKEGKHAEETAKVGKEVLQNQKEDALKKLTLNLANNQTNYDIASAQITLKVKEKELAKNALVQAEKEFRYGMSKSSQLIDAENDLEAAELEYQNAVFNQRRAGIELMRSTQELDITKFYLIP from the coding sequence ATGAAAAACAATTTATTGATTTTTACGTTTAGTTTTTTTGCTTTCCCCGCTTTTGGCTGGGCACAGTCTGCGCCGGATTTTAAAGAACTTCTGGATAGTGCTATGGTTCGTGATTCGAACCTTAAAATGCAGATTACCCAAAACAAACTTACCGATCTGGATGAACATAAATTGAAAGATATCTTTCTTCCAACACTGGAACTTAGTGGCCAGGCCGGTTATCTCAACGGAACAGCAAGACTTACGTCACCGGAATTCAATCTCACACCCTTTATCAATATTCCGGAAGGGACTTTCAACAATAATTTCAATGTATCAGGATTTTCAGGTATTGCTAAGGCAGATGCCAAAATGCTTCTGTATTCGGGAGGAAAGGTTAAATACATGAAAAAAGCGGTTGAAGAAAAGAAAAAATCTGAAGATATACTTCTGGAGAAAACAAAAGATGAAGTGATTGCCACTATTTCCAGAGCGTATGATCAGCTGGCCCTGATTCATCAGTCTAAAAAAGTGCTGGACGAAAGTAAAAAAAGACTCGATATCAACAGGAAAACAGCAGACAAAGCGTTAGGCTATGGTCTGATTACTCCTTACGATCATAAGAAAATTGAGCTGGCACAGGCTACGTTGAATGCTAAAATGGTAGAATATGAAGGTAAAAAAGAATTACTTCTTACCCAGCTTTATGTTTTAACCGGAATCAACAAGGAAAGACTCAGAATGATTGATCCGGTATTATCTCCGGTGGAACTGCTTGCTGCAGAAAAAGGAATAGAGCAGAGAGCAGAAATCCGTGCTTTGGAACATGGCATCAGTGCTGCAGATTATAAGATAAAAGCCGAAAGAACATGGATGATTCCTAAAGTCCAGCTGATGGCTTCTGCTTATTATATCGGTTTGTACGGAAACAGAATAAAATCCTCAGAAAATGTGATTCCTGCAGTTCCGTTGCTTGGATATGAAGGGAAAAAACTGGACTGGAGGCCCAATAATATTAATGTATTTCCATTGATTACAGCAGGAGTAGGTTTTAAATGGGAGATCTTTGACGGAAAAGAGGGAAAACATGCTGAAGAAACAGCCAAAGTCGGAAAAGAGGTATTACAAAACCAGAAAGAAGATGCGCTGAAAAAATTAACACTGAATCTGGCCAATAACCAAACCAATTATGATATTGCTTCCGCACAGATTACCCTGAAAGTTAAAGAAAAGGAGCTGGCAAAAAATGCACTTGTACAGGCAGAAAAAGAATTCAGATATGGGATGAGCAAATCTTCACAGCTCATTGATGCAGAAAACGATCTTGAAGCTGCCGAACTGGAATATCAGAATGCTGTTTTCAACCAGAGAAGAGCGGGAATAGAACTGATGAGGTCTACCCAGGAGCTGGATATCACTAAATTTTATTTAATTCCTTAA
- a CDS encoding HlyD family secretion protein, translated as MHKNISILFAALILLGSCDKKNEKIKEPEGKTKKEVISFAPKVTGRILKIYVSEGQTVKKGDTLAQLDVPEVSAKIAQAQGAVSAAAAQEQMAKNGATADQLKQLQAKYKGLKEQYEFAQKSYRRANNMFRDSLMSPQAHDEIYAKLQGAKAQYDAVVAELDDVKRGTRVEKVEMAAGQASQAKGALQEANVAYSERYIIATNDMEIETISLNTGELATAGFALFNGYIPESTYFRFTIPESAISKYKKGQEVTMQVVYNKENLKGTIVYIKQLTKYADITTAYPDYQLQDAIYEIKVKPKDMNKAKNILVNANVILK; from the coding sequence ATGCATAAAAATATATCTATACTCTTCGCCGCTCTGATTTTGTTGGGGAGCTGTGACAAAAAAAACGAAAAGATCAAAGAGCCGGAAGGGAAAACCAAGAAAGAGGTGATCTCTTTTGCCCCAAAAGTCACCGGAAGGATTTTAAAAATATATGTTTCCGAAGGGCAGACTGTGAAGAAAGGGGATACCCTGGCACAGCTTGATGTACCTGAAGTCTCCGCAAAAATAGCGCAGGCACAAGGTGCAGTAAGTGCTGCTGCCGCCCAGGAGCAAATGGCTAAAAACGGTGCAACAGCAGATCAGCTAAAGCAGCTTCAGGCCAAATATAAAGGATTGAAAGAACAATACGAATTTGCCCAGAAATCATATAGAAGAGCGAATAATATGTTCCGTGACAGCTTGATGTCTCCGCAGGCTCATGACGAAATCTACGCAAAATTACAGGGAGCTAAAGCTCAGTACGATGCTGTAGTGGCAGAGCTGGATGATGTAAAAAGGGGAACCCGCGTCGAAAAAGTGGAGATGGCAGCAGGACAGGCATCACAGGCTAAAGGTGCTTTACAGGAGGCCAATGTTGCCTATTCAGAGAGATATATCATTGCGACCAACGATATGGAAATAGAAACTATTAGCTTAAACACCGGTGAGCTTGCAACAGCAGGATTTGCATTATTTAACGGATATATCCCGGAAAGTACTTATTTCAGGTTTACCATTCCGGAAAGTGCTATTTCAAAATATAAAAAAGGGCAGGAGGTAACGATGCAGGTGGTGTACAATAAAGAAAACCTTAAAGGAACTATCGTCTATATCAAACAGCTGACAAAGTATGCAGATATTACTACTGCGTACCCGGATTATCAGCTGCAGGACGCAATCTACGAAATCAAAGTAAAACCGAAGGATATGAATAAGGCTAAAAATATTCTGGTAAATGCCAATGTAATCCTTAAATAA
- a CDS encoding sensor histidine kinase, with translation MNENTIISTIVYTFLAFTLLAVTLIIFYYFSNKKITRNLIQKKELELRYEKDLTHAIISAQEKERLRIAQDLHDDISSKLSVVSLNIHLLDFDNLPREEYNDLKNKIIHLVNKTAESARQISHDLLPPILEKFGLHAAIDALCSEINLSKNLQVTYSSSLYFAKAEDEKNLHIFRILQELINNSIKHGESTHIDIEFLGKDGKNTCIYKDDGKGFNLDENTLKGGLGLRNIRSRVELINGTLKIESENNKGITVEFTF, from the coding sequence ATGAATGAAAATACAATTATTTCCACTATCGTTTATACCTTTCTGGCATTTACTTTACTGGCCGTTACGCTGATCATATTTTATTATTTTTCAAACAAGAAAATAACCAGAAATCTTATTCAGAAAAAAGAACTGGAACTCAGGTATGAGAAAGATCTTACCCATGCTATTATAAGTGCACAGGAAAAAGAAAGACTGAGAATTGCTCAGGATCTGCATGATGACATCAGTTCAAAACTGAGTGTGGTTTCTTTAAATATCCATCTTTTGGATTTTGATAATCTGCCCAGGGAAGAGTACAATGACCTGAAAAATAAAATCATACATCTGGTCAACAAGACTGCCGAAAGTGCAAGGCAGATTTCTCATGATCTGCTGCCTCCTATTTTAGAAAAATTTGGACTGCATGCTGCCATAGATGCATTGTGTTCAGAAATTAACCTGTCCAAAAACCTGCAGGTTACCTACTCGAGCAGTTTATACTTTGCAAAAGCAGAAGATGAAAAAAATTTACATATCTTTAGAATACTTCAGGAACTTATCAATAATTCCATCAAACATGGCGAAAGTACTCATATTGATATAGAATTTTTGGGAAAAGATGGAAAAAATACCTGTATTTATAAAGATGATGGCAAAGGATTTAATCTTGATGAAAATACCTTGAAAGGAGGACTCGGCTTGCGAAATATAAGAAGCCGGGTAGAACTGATCAATGGAACACTGAAAATTGAAAGTGAAAACAATAAAGGAATCACTGTAGAATTTACATTTTAA
- a CDS encoding VOC family protein yields MATVNVYLTFNGNCREAFDFYKSVFGGEYPYIGTFGEMPPMEGKETPEEDKNKIMHVALPISKETILMGSDTGGEWSSNFKAGNNFSISVNAESKEEADKLFGGLSAGGQVTMPMADTFWGAYFGMFTDKFGINWMVNYDDPAKMQQHP; encoded by the coding sequence ATGGCAACAGTAAACGTTTATTTAACATTCAACGGTAATTGCAGAGAAGCATTTGATTTCTACAAATCAGTGTTCGGAGGAGAATATCCTTACATTGGAACTTTTGGAGAAATGCCTCCAATGGAAGGAAAAGAAACTCCTGAAGAAGACAAAAACAAGATCATGCATGTTGCACTTCCGATCTCTAAAGAAACAATTTTGATGGGAAGTGATACAGGAGGAGAGTGGTCTTCCAACTTTAAGGCAGGAAATAACTTCTCTATTTCTGTGAATGCTGAATCTAAAGAAGAAGCAGATAAATTATTCGGTGGTCTTTCTGCAGGAGGGCAGGTGACAATGCCTATGGCAGATACATTCTGGGGAGCTTATTTCGGAATGTTTACTGATAAATTCGGAATCAACTGGATGGTAAACTATGATGATCCTGCAAAAATGCAGCAGCATCCGTAA
- a CDS encoding DUF1569 domain-containing protein: protein MENVFDAKDAQNYIDRINRLVEDTHGLWGKMTVDQMLAHCCITYEMVYEPEKHKKPGAIAKFILKTFVKPKVVGEKAYPRDSPTAPQFLITTRKNFHEEKTRLIGFIQKTQQLGADAFDGKESFSFGKLNAQEWNNMFAKHLNHHLAQFGV, encoded by the coding sequence ATGGAAAATGTATTTGATGCAAAAGATGCTCAAAACTATATAGATAGAATCAACAGGCTGGTGGAAGATACCCATGGTTTATGGGGCAAAATGACGGTGGATCAGATGCTGGCACATTGCTGTATAACCTACGAAATGGTGTACGAACCGGAAAAACACAAAAAGCCTGGAGCTATTGCAAAATTTATATTGAAGACTTTTGTAAAACCTAAAGTAGTAGGAGAAAAAGCCTATCCGAGAGATTCGCCTACAGCACCTCAGTTTTTGATTACCACTAGAAAGAATTTTCATGAAGAAAAAACAAGACTGATAGGTTTTATTCAGAAGACACAGCAATTGGGAGCAGATGCTTTTGATGGGAAAGAGTCTTTCTCTTTTGGGAAATTAAATGCACAGGAATGGAATAATATGTTTGCCAAGCATCTGAACCATCACCTGGCACAATTTGGAGTATAA
- the eco gene encoding serine protease inhibitor ecotin produces MKFTKTLITGLVLMAGVNAFAQKKAEKFEKLQIEMFPKAKEGYKQVYIQLPVAKNEKDLKVELFVGAEKMLDCNNYFLMGEMKTQDLQGWGYNYYEVESNGETGGTMMACLDKKLTKKFVTLKPEIVRYNSKLPLVFYVPKDIEVRYRILRPDAAMKKAVQK; encoded by the coding sequence ATGAAATTTACTAAAACTTTAATTACAGGATTGGTATTGATGGCAGGGGTAAATGCTTTCGCTCAAAAGAAAGCAGAAAAGTTTGAAAAACTACAGATTGAAATGTTCCCAAAGGCAAAAGAAGGATATAAGCAGGTATATATTCAGCTTCCCGTAGCAAAAAACGAAAAAGATTTAAAAGTAGAACTTTTTGTTGGGGCTGAAAAAATGTTAGACTGTAACAATTACTTCCTGATGGGAGAAATGAAAACCCAGGATCTTCAAGGTTGGGGATACAACTATTATGAAGTAGAGTCCAATGGAGAAACAGGAGGAACAATGATGGCTTGTCTGGATAAAAAACTGACTAAAAAGTTTGTGACCTTAAAGCCTGAAATCGTAAGATACAATAGTAAACTTCCGTTGGTATTCTATGTACCGAAAGATATCGAAGTTCGCTACAGAATTTTACGTCCGGATGCTGCGATGAAAAAAGCAGTTCAGAAGTAA
- a CDS encoding T9SS type A sorting domain-containing protein, translating into MKKIISFVIFVFLSAIALINAQTTTVTFEDASGGSTSFISNGYTFNIVSQAGTFRIQGNYPNTGWNGTVNDNVYIDNTGTTNIISPSFSLKSSSSFTVSKFWVFLSNIALNQSTSSGTLIITGKLGGIPKFTTTKTSGFNTTFNATTGTTGISNGFTLIDLATLNNQNNSNTVIDEIQLQSTGSYVYMCLDAFTWTKISTLGTSESTMKEKENIYPNPTTGIFHIDHLKKNDTISLYDQSGKLIKSAEVTNDENTFDITELPEGIYLIKTETASYKIIKKN; encoded by the coding sequence ATGAAAAAAATTATCTCTTTTGTCATTTTTGTTTTCTTAAGCGCGATTGCATTGATCAATGCACAGACAACAACTGTAACTTTTGAAGATGCTTCTGGCGGCAGTACCAGTTTTATCAGTAATGGGTATACTTTTAATATTGTTTCACAGGCCGGAACTTTCAGAATTCAGGGCAATTATCCAAACACCGGCTGGAACGGAACCGTGAATGATAATGTCTACATTGACAATACCGGAACAACGAATATTATTTCTCCTTCATTCAGTCTTAAGAGCAGTTCTTCATTTACAGTCTCAAAATTTTGGGTATTTTTAAGCAATATAGCTTTAAACCAGTCTACCTCATCAGGAACGCTTATTATCACAGGGAAATTAGGAGGAATTCCAAAATTTACCACCACCAAAACATCCGGCTTTAATACAACATTTAATGCAACTACAGGAACGACAGGTATCAGCAATGGGTTTACCCTAATTGACCTTGCCACTCTGAATAATCAGAATAACAGCAATACTGTAATTGATGAGATCCAGCTGCAATCCACCGGATCCTATGTCTATATGTGCCTTGATGCATTTACATGGACAAAAATTTCAACTTTGGGAACCTCAGAAAGCACCATGAAAGAAAAAGAGAATATTTATCCTAATCCAACTACCGGCATCTTCCATATTGATCATCTGAAAAAAAATGATACAATCTCTTTATATGACCAGTCCGGAAAGCTCATAAAATCTGCGGAAGTGACAAATGATGAAAATACGTTTGACATTACCGAGCTGCCTGAAGGAATCTATCTCATCAAAACAGAAACAGCAAGCTATAAAATCATCAAGAAGAACTAA